A genome region from Coffea arabica cultivar ET-39 chromosome 7e, Coffea Arabica ET-39 HiFi, whole genome shotgun sequence includes the following:
- the LOC113700492 gene encoding uncharacterized protein isoform X1, with protein MVTETELVDRLREFLSTSDLNTTTTAIVRRKLEEDFGIDLSDRKAFIREQVDIYLQTQFQEQAEEYKEENGDAQAQVPAEMDAEEEEEEEEAVEDEEEESEEPSNGKPTSKKGVKRMDGCCPEMVLLLRRSKKKNKEVKRRGGGFTKLCSLSPQLQKFTGVPELARTEVVKKLWSYIRENNLQDPSNRRNILCDDTLRELFGVDSINMFQMNKALAQHIWPLETNASVSSTPKEKQRKQERAEEMDEPKRKEKRQKGGTSGFLAPLPLSDALVKFLGTGESALARSDVVKRIWDYIKQNNLQDPSDRRRILCDEKLKELFDVDNFQGFTVPKLLTGHFIKPEHLLSALSSRMSAD; from the exons ATGGTAACGGAGACGGAACTAGTGGACCGACTGAGGGAGTTTCTTAGCACGTCGGACCTAAACACGACGACGACCGCAATTGTTCGCCGGAAACTCGAAGAAGATTTCGGAATCGATTTGTCGGATAGAAAAGCCTTTATTAGAGAACAAGTTGATATTTACCTTCAAACTCAGTTTCAAGAACAAGCTGAGGAATATAAAGAGGAGAATGGAGATGCCCAGGCCCAGGTTCCCGCCGAGATGGAcgctgaagaagaagaagaagaagaagaagcggTGGAAGACGAGGAGGAGGAATCAGAGGAACCCAGTAATGGAAAGCCAACTTCTAAGAAAGG GGTTAAGCGTATGGATGGATGCTGCCCAGAAATGGTTCTACTGCTTAGGAG gtcaaaaaagaagaataaagagGTTAAGAGAAGAGGTGGTGGATTTACCAAGCTCTGTAGCCTTTCtcctcaacttcaaaagttcaCTGGCGTACCTGAATTAGCTAGAACTGAG GTTGTGAAGAAACTTTGGAGCTATATTCGGGAAAATAATTTACAAGACCCAAGCAATAGGCGGAACATATTATGTGATGATACCCTGAGGGAACTTTTTGGTGTGGATAGTATAAACATGTTCCAAATGAACAAGGCCTTAGCACAGCATATCTGGCCTTTAGaaaccaatg CTTCAGTCTCATCTACGCCAAAAGAGAAGCAGCGGAAACAAGAGAGAGCAGAAG AAATGGATGAGccaaagagaaaggaaaagaggCAGAAGGGTGGGACTTCAGGTTTTCTTGCTCCCCTTCCTCTTTCTGATGCTCTCGTCAAGTTTCTTGGGACGGGAGAAAGTGCCTTAGCACGATCTGATGTTGTGAAAAGAATCTGGGATTACATTAAGCAAAATAACCTGCAG GATCCATCTGATAGGAGGAGGATACTATGCGATGAAAAGCTCAAAGAACTCTTTGATGTGGACAATTTTCAAGGATTCACAGTTCCTAAACTTCTGACTGGTCATTTCATAAAGCCGGAACA CCTTTTGTCAGCACTCAGCTCAAGAATGAGCGCCGATTAG
- the LOC113700492 gene encoding uncharacterized protein isoform X2, with protein sequence MVTETELVDRLREFLSTSDLNTTTTAIVRRKLEEDFGIDLSDRKAFIREQVDIYLQTQFQEQAEEYKEENGDAQAQVPAEMDAEEEEEEEEAVEDEEEESEEPSNGKPTSKKGSKKKNKEVKRRGGGFTKLCSLSPQLQKFTGVPELARTEVVKKLWSYIRENNLQDPSNRRNILCDDTLRELFGVDSINMFQMNKALAQHIWPLETNASVSSTPKEKQRKQERAEEMDEPKRKEKRQKGGTSGFLAPLPLSDALVKFLGTGESALARSDVVKRIWDYIKQNNLQDPSDRRRILCDEKLKELFDVDNFQGFTVPKLLTGHFIKPEHLLSALSSRMSAD encoded by the exons ATGGTAACGGAGACGGAACTAGTGGACCGACTGAGGGAGTTTCTTAGCACGTCGGACCTAAACACGACGACGACCGCAATTGTTCGCCGGAAACTCGAAGAAGATTTCGGAATCGATTTGTCGGATAGAAAAGCCTTTATTAGAGAACAAGTTGATATTTACCTTCAAACTCAGTTTCAAGAACAAGCTGAGGAATATAAAGAGGAGAATGGAGATGCCCAGGCCCAGGTTCCCGCCGAGATGGAcgctgaagaagaagaagaagaagaagaagcggTGGAAGACGAGGAGGAGGAATCAGAGGAACCCAGTAATGGAAAGCCAACTTCTAAGAAAGG gtcaaaaaagaagaataaagagGTTAAGAGAAGAGGTGGTGGATTTACCAAGCTCTGTAGCCTTTCtcctcaacttcaaaagttcaCTGGCGTACCTGAATTAGCTAGAACTGAG GTTGTGAAGAAACTTTGGAGCTATATTCGGGAAAATAATTTACAAGACCCAAGCAATAGGCGGAACATATTATGTGATGATACCCTGAGGGAACTTTTTGGTGTGGATAGTATAAACATGTTCCAAATGAACAAGGCCTTAGCACAGCATATCTGGCCTTTAGaaaccaatg CTTCAGTCTCATCTACGCCAAAAGAGAAGCAGCGGAAACAAGAGAGAGCAGAAG AAATGGATGAGccaaagagaaaggaaaagaggCAGAAGGGTGGGACTTCAGGTTTTCTTGCTCCCCTTCCTCTTTCTGATGCTCTCGTCAAGTTTCTTGGGACGGGAGAAAGTGCCTTAGCACGATCTGATGTTGTGAAAAGAATCTGGGATTACATTAAGCAAAATAACCTGCAG GATCCATCTGATAGGAGGAGGATACTATGCGATGAAAAGCTCAAAGAACTCTTTGATGTGGACAATTTTCAAGGATTCACAGTTCCTAAACTTCTGACTGGTCATTTCATAAAGCCGGAACA CCTTTTGTCAGCACTCAGCTCAAGAATGAGCGCCGATTAG